The following are from one region of the Rosistilla carotiformis genome:
- the rimO gene encoding 30S ribosomal protein S12 methylthiotransferase RimO, whose protein sequence is MQLPIISAPTNAEPLTAPQASGEARGSYAVISLGCPKNTVDTEQMLGQLHEFGYRLVDDPDGADFVVVNTCGFIDSARQESMGAIDEMLELKQQGKLRGVIVTGCLAERQRDQLLAARPEIDGMLGVFGRDDIVDVANRFVDGIAEQRTVFRPAPIQALPDNRRLGITPEHFAYLKISEGCDRLCTFCAIPKMRGKHASKPIEQVVAEARRMAESGVRELNVVAQDTTYYGLDLYGQTRLNELLQELDAIDGLDWIRLMYFYPMYIDDALLDTIASAKRIVPYIDMPLQHASDSMLRRMSRRVNRADTEVLLNKMRSRIDNLVMRTTFITGFPGETEQDVDQLYEFIEAHQFERLGIFTYSLEPDTPAAKLPDHVPADVAEARRARLMQLQQEMAFDWNQQRVGTQADVLIDRPLPDQPGVWIGRTAADAPDIDGLVFVSEQEAPLDQGVMVRSEIVASQGYDLVAVPTDTPR, encoded by the coding sequence ATGCAATTGCCCATCATTTCCGCACCGACCAATGCAGAACCGCTGACCGCTCCCCAAGCATCGGGTGAAGCACGGGGCAGCTATGCGGTGATCAGTTTGGGGTGTCCGAAAAATACTGTCGACACCGAACAGATGCTGGGCCAGTTGCATGAGTTTGGGTACCGCTTGGTCGACGATCCCGATGGCGCCGACTTTGTTGTCGTCAATACTTGCGGTTTCATCGATTCGGCACGCCAGGAATCGATGGGTGCGATCGATGAAATGCTGGAACTGAAGCAGCAGGGCAAACTGCGGGGTGTGATCGTCACCGGTTGTTTGGCGGAACGGCAACGCGACCAATTGCTGGCCGCGCGTCCCGAGATCGACGGCATGTTGGGCGTTTTTGGCCGCGACGATATCGTCGATGTGGCGAATCGCTTTGTCGATGGAATCGCCGAACAACGGACCGTCTTCCGCCCCGCACCGATCCAAGCGTTGCCCGACAATCGCCGCTTGGGAATCACCCCCGAACACTTCGCATACTTGAAAATCTCCGAGGGCTGCGATCGTTTGTGTACGTTCTGCGCGATCCCGAAGATGCGCGGCAAACATGCCAGCAAGCCGATCGAACAAGTCGTTGCCGAGGCGCGCAGGATGGCCGAAAGCGGCGTCCGCGAGCTGAACGTTGTCGCTCAAGACACCACCTACTACGGTTTGGACCTGTACGGTCAGACGCGGCTGAATGAACTGTTACAAGAACTCGATGCGATCGATGGACTCGATTGGATTCGGTTGATGTATTTCTATCCGATGTACATCGACGACGCGTTGTTGGACACGATCGCTTCGGCCAAGCGGATCGTGCCGTACATCGACATGCCATTGCAGCACGCCAGTGATTCGATGTTGCGACGGATGTCGCGCCGAGTAAACCGGGCTGACACCGAAGTGTTGTTGAACAAGATGCGTTCGCGAATCGACAATCTCGTGATGCGGACCACGTTCATCACCGGTTTTCCGGGGGAAACGGAACAAGATGTCGACCAATTGTATGAGTTCATCGAAGCGCATCAGTTCGAACGCTTGGGGATTTTTACCTATTCGTTAGAGCCCGACACGCCGGCAGCCAAGTTGCCCGACCATGTCCCAGCGGACGTCGCCGAAGCACGGCGAGCGCGGTTGATGCAGCTGCAACAAGAGATGGCCTTCGATTGGAATCAGCAGCGCGTAGGTACCCAAGCCGATGTGTTGATCGATCGTCCGCTGCCCGATCAGCCGGGCGTTTGGATCGGTCGCACCGCAGCCGATGCGCCTGACATCGACGGTTTGGTGTTTGTCTCGGAACAGGAAGCCCCGTTGGACCAAGGTGTGATGGTGCGATCCGAAATCGTGGCGTCACAAGGTTATGATCTGGTGGCGGTACCTACCGACACTCCGCGGTAA
- a CDS encoding peroxiredoxin family protein, whose protein sequence is MKYCRFRSLILLVLASLCGPSSWAADSQPPVESADDAAAAESLAGHSYHGEFLNEGPRQQAYLMGGTGAVDFPITTSVPEAQAFFEQGVGQFYGFWYLEAERSFRQAAKLDPDCAMAYWGAALATRKVEKRAKGFIAEAVKRKGKVSKREQKYIEALDADLNFETREKEKAEAKKSDDKSDEESDDKPDAKKKDKELEAKRKEKRAKEYTDALEAIAIEFPDDIEAKALLALQLYDNKGELANPSVLAVDGLMDKVFAVQPMHPAHHFRIHLWDYKKAAFALESAAKCGPAAPSIAHMWHMPGHIYSGLKRYRDAAWQQEASARVDHAHMIRDGLLPDQIHNFAHNNEWLIRNLNHVGRVDDAVDLAINMIQLPRHPKYNTLKKKGSTQYGRLRLVETLTQYERWQQAFDLCHGPMLEPTDDEKEQLVRLRLLGVASFMTHQPTVGEEVLEDLNARLSKQRGKQKAAGHKAAAEATEKAVDAAAVKKAGEEARRAAEAEQAKQAAEVQQETSKSKPDEADDADDADDADDVTGADPPATDAAKDAAVKEDSSATIEARVAAAEAKVRQQQIDKEKKAIDKARTAARKPFATPINDLVKAIAEVEGFRELAAENYPAALPLLKKAGSDVGPYPLAICSLRSGDPKTAITALKKEVGKNKNEVLPLAWLTQIYAESGDWKLAKETFEQLRAISSDLDLAEAPFARLQSIAADLEFPADWRLPAEPSDDLGARPELDSLGPFRWHPSPAVSWQLTDAQGETRSLEEFRGRPVVVIFYLGYACLHCAEQLQAFAPMAETFAKAGIDLVAISSDPESDLQKSIKLYDEKPLPFPLISDPNLETFKAYRAFDDFEDQPLHGTFLIDAQGRIRWQDIGFEPFMEPQFVLDEAARLLKP, encoded by the coding sequence ATGAAATACTGCCGCTTTCGATCTTTGATCCTGCTCGTGTTGGCAAGCCTATGCGGTCCCAGCAGCTGGGCGGCAGACAGCCAACCTCCGGTGGAATCCGCCGACGACGCGGCGGCTGCGGAAAGCTTGGCCGGTCACAGCTACCACGGTGAATTTCTGAATGAAGGACCGCGCCAGCAGGCCTACCTGATGGGCGGTACCGGCGCGGTCGACTTTCCCATCACGACGAGCGTTCCCGAAGCCCAAGCGTTTTTCGAACAGGGCGTCGGACAGTTCTACGGGTTTTGGTATTTGGAAGCCGAACGTTCGTTCCGGCAAGCCGCCAAGTTGGACCCCGATTGTGCGATGGCCTACTGGGGCGCGGCCTTGGCGACTCGGAAGGTTGAAAAACGCGCCAAAGGCTTTATTGCTGAAGCGGTCAAGCGGAAGGGGAAGGTCAGCAAACGCGAGCAGAAGTATATCGAGGCGCTCGATGCCGATCTGAACTTTGAAACGCGTGAAAAGGAAAAAGCCGAAGCGAAAAAGTCGGACGACAAGTCGGACGAAGAATCCGACGACAAGCCCGACGCGAAAAAGAAGGACAAAGAGCTCGAGGCCAAGCGGAAGGAGAAACGGGCCAAGGAGTACACCGACGCATTGGAAGCGATCGCGATCGAATTTCCGGACGATATCGAAGCCAAAGCACTGCTGGCGTTGCAGCTTTACGACAACAAAGGGGAACTGGCGAATCCGAGTGTGTTGGCGGTGGACGGTTTGATGGACAAGGTCTTCGCGGTCCAACCGATGCATCCGGCGCATCACTTTCGAATCCATCTTTGGGACTATAAGAAGGCGGCTTTCGCACTGGAATCGGCGGCCAAGTGCGGGCCCGCGGCGCCATCGATCGCGCACATGTGGCACATGCCTGGGCACATTTATTCCGGATTGAAACGCTATCGGGATGCCGCCTGGCAACAGGAAGCGTCGGCTCGGGTCGATCATGCGCACATGATCCGCGATGGTTTGCTGCCCGATCAAATCCACAACTTTGCCCACAATAACGAGTGGTTGATCCGCAACCTGAATCACGTGGGGCGTGTCGACGATGCCGTTGATTTGGCGATCAATATGATCCAGCTGCCGCGGCATCCGAAATACAACACGCTGAAGAAAAAGGGGAGCACGCAATACGGGCGGCTGCGGTTGGTCGAAACGCTGACGCAATACGAACGTTGGCAACAGGCGTTCGATCTTTGCCACGGACCGATGTTGGAACCAACCGACGATGAAAAGGAACAACTTGTCCGTCTGCGCCTGTTGGGCGTTGCCAGCTTCATGACGCACCAACCGACGGTTGGCGAAGAGGTGCTGGAAGATTTAAACGCGCGGCTGAGCAAACAGCGCGGCAAGCAAAAAGCAGCGGGGCACAAGGCGGCTGCCGAAGCGACGGAGAAGGCGGTGGATGCCGCGGCAGTGAAAAAGGCAGGGGAAGAGGCACGCCGCGCGGCCGAAGCGGAGCAAGCCAAGCAGGCCGCTGAGGTGCAGCAGGAAACTTCGAAGTCGAAACCCGACGAAGCGGATGACGCGGATGACGCGGATGACGCGGATGACGTCACCGGCGCCGATCCACCGGCGACCGATGCCGCGAAGGATGCGGCGGTGAAAGAGGATTCGTCGGCAACGATCGAAGCCCGTGTTGCCGCTGCGGAGGCGAAGGTCCGCCAACAACAGATCGACAAGGAAAAAAAGGCGATCGACAAAGCGAGGACCGCCGCGCGGAAACCGTTTGCCACACCAATCAACGACCTGGTCAAAGCGATCGCCGAAGTCGAAGGCTTTCGCGAACTGGCCGCAGAAAACTACCCGGCAGCGTTGCCGTTGTTGAAGAAGGCAGGTAGCGATGTCGGGCCCTACCCCTTGGCAATTTGCAGTTTGCGAAGTGGCGATCCCAAGACCGCAATCACGGCACTGAAAAAGGAAGTTGGAAAGAACAAGAACGAAGTGCTGCCGCTGGCTTGGTTGACCCAGATCTATGCCGAATCGGGAGATTGGAAGCTGGCCAAGGAGACGTTTGAGCAATTGCGAGCGATTTCGTCTGATCTGGACCTTGCCGAAGCGCCGTTTGCGCGGCTGCAGTCGATCGCTGCCGATTTGGAATTCCCCGCCGACTGGCGATTGCCTGCGGAACCAAGCGACGATCTTGGAGCGCGTCCCGAGCTCGATTCTTTGGGGCCGTTCCGATGGCACCCATCCCCTGCGGTCTCGTGGCAATTGACCGACGCGCAGGGAGAAACGCGTTCGCTGGAGGAGTTCCGCGGCCGGCCGGTCGTGGTGATTTTCTACCTCGGTTATGCCTGCCTGCACTGTGCCGAGCAATTGCAGGCCTTCGCACCGATGGCCGAAACATTTGCCAAAGCCGGCATCGATTTGGTTGCGATCAGCAGCGATCCCGAATCGGATCTGCAGAAATCGATCAAACTGTACGACGAGAAACCGCTGCCATTCCCTTTGATTTCCGATCCCAATTTGGAAACGTTCAAGGCCTATCGCGCTTTCGACGACTTTGAAGATCAACCGCTGCACGGCACTTTTCTGATCGATGCCCAGGGGCGGATCCGTTGGCAAGATATTGGATTTGAGCCGTTCATGGAGCCGCAGTTTGTGCTCGATGAGGCCGCTCGTTTGCTGAAGCCCTAG
- a CDS encoding BBP7 family outer membrane beta-barrel protein, with the protein MVIAAPVHVWVPALLILMFCFLQPRPVTAVERDHAERSPTSTLGPIALASAPETPPKILGLETVSPQGGPIESSSDVPSMEQASSNESLPPPAPFSAGAIPNLTELEANTLENYVLTEAQLQALLAPSRTHNFANAHGAKSNTCSSNTCPSPNQGQTPRLIQMPPDSSETDVSIARTTTSLKGTILAAPCPPRCWVAADVLMLWLQGDTLPPLLTTSIPGTPQADAGRLVLPTTTSLFGGEQLDSEARFGGRLNIGRWLQRADGIAWETEFSFLKQEDANYRFDSAGNPTLARPFYDVNPGIDAEAADLVAFDPLVAGRMTIDTRSELYTGSVGMRTVGMRWSNPEKGRELHWLSGFRYFRLAESVRIGDQRLVGATHASPYGTLDAGTTLDSFDLFKTENDFYGFDLGLSAQRTGKRLGWRAQAKVALGVNHQAIDAAGERTITPLAGAAATENGGLLTGEGNLGEASRQRFAILPEARFEVGYRLTSHLRATVGYQFLYLNEAVRPGAQIDRAANSSLLDAAVADAGPTRPGQLFESESVYVHGGTFGLEFHY; encoded by the coding sequence ATGGTAATTGCTGCACCTGTCCACGTCTGGGTCCCGGCGTTGTTGATTTTGATGTTCTGTTTCCTCCAGCCGCGGCCCGTGACCGCGGTGGAACGGGACCATGCGGAACGAAGCCCCACATCGACGCTCGGCCCCATCGCACTTGCTTCGGCCCCCGAGACACCTCCAAAAATTCTCGGACTCGAAACCGTAAGCCCGCAAGGCGGACCGATCGAATCGAGTTCCGATGTCCCCTCGATGGAGCAGGCGTCAAGCAATGAATCACTCCCCCCACCCGCTCCCTTCAGCGCCGGTGCCATCCCCAACCTCACCGAACTGGAAGCCAATACCCTCGAAAACTATGTGCTAACCGAAGCCCAGCTTCAAGCATTATTGGCCCCGAGTCGCACCCACAACTTTGCCAACGCCCATGGAGCCAAGTCCAACACCTGTTCGTCCAACACGTGTCCGTCGCCCAATCAAGGTCAGACGCCTCGATTGATTCAAATGCCCCCCGATTCGAGCGAGACCGACGTTTCGATCGCTCGAACAACGACATCGCTCAAAGGAACGATTCTGGCTGCGCCATGTCCTCCGCGGTGTTGGGTCGCGGCGGATGTGCTGATGCTTTGGTTACAAGGCGACACCTTGCCCCCACTCCTAACAACAAGTATTCCAGGCACACCACAAGCCGATGCGGGACGTTTGGTTTTGCCAACAACCACCTCCTTGTTTGGCGGCGAGCAACTGGATTCGGAAGCACGTTTCGGAGGACGATTGAACATCGGTCGCTGGTTGCAACGTGCCGATGGTATCGCCTGGGAAACCGAATTCAGCTTTCTCAAGCAAGAGGACGCGAACTACCGCTTTGATTCTGCGGGCAATCCCACCCTGGCTCGCCCCTTCTACGACGTCAATCCCGGCATCGATGCCGAAGCGGCTGACCTGGTCGCCTTCGATCCGCTGGTCGCCGGGCGGATGACGATCGACACCCGCAGCGAACTGTATACCGGCAGCGTGGGGATGCGGACCGTGGGGATGCGGTGGAGCAACCCGGAGAAGGGACGCGAATTGCATTGGTTGTCGGGCTTCCGCTACTTCCGGCTCGCCGAATCGGTTCGCATTGGCGATCAACGTCTCGTCGGCGCGACGCACGCCAGTCCGTACGGGACGCTTGACGCCGGAACCACCCTCGACAGTTTTGACCTCTTCAAAACCGAAAACGACTTTTACGGTTTCGACTTGGGACTCAGTGCCCAACGAACCGGAAAACGGTTGGGATGGCGAGCGCAAGCCAAGGTGGCTTTGGGTGTGAACCATCAAGCGATCGACGCCGCGGGGGAACGAACGATCACGCCGTTGGCCGGCGCGGCGGCGACCGAAAATGGAGGGCTATTGACGGGGGAAGGGAACCTGGGCGAAGCGTCCCGCCAAAGGTTTGCCATCCTACCCGAAGCGAGATTCGAAGTCGGCTATCGGCTGACGTCTCACCTGCGAGCCACCGTCGGCTACCAGTTCCTTTATCTAAATGAAGCCGTTCGCCCCGGTGCGCAGATCGATCGAGCCGCCAACAGCAGCCTGCTGGATGCCGCGGTTGCCGATGCGGGGCCCACGCGTCCCGGACAACTTTTTGAATCCGAAAGCGTCTACGTCCACGGTGGAACGTTTGGGTTGGAGTTTCATTATTAG